In Colletotrichum higginsianum IMI 349063 chromosome 3, whole genome shotgun sequence, a genomic segment contains:
- a CDS encoding Cdc73 family RNA pol II accessory factor, with protein sequence MPAAPESNHPQTTEVSKDAATTTGFKALAWFVNKEEQNVSKHGTGWFGKAPWHRKDSEQTISSITSSIREVLAGKTPPATPDPDSFHYRQSDYATTPYPAGEATRVRTPPTHKTVDGKPRGFFTEMVPPRGDGDTWNPSQPYRSASLKRCQPRRDDDLPKKPKEWWDAKQRSQSKRKLASLPKFEFDIPEHLPNSPMCPANPKHSSGGRGLCVYHGRRKTGSLLKVEHIIDERLRGDHESAGPCPD encoded by the exons ATGCCTGCCGCCCCAGAATCAAACCATCCGCAAACGACCGAGGTGTCGAAAGATGCAGCGACTACGACGGGTTTCAAGGCTCTGGCTTGGTTCGTCAACAAAGAAGAACAAAACGTGTCAAAACATGGAACGGGTTGGTTTGGAAAAGCGCCCTGGCATCGTAAAGACTCGGAACAGACCATCAGCAGCATCACAAGTTCCATTCGAGAGGTGTTGGCCGGGAAAACACCACCGGCAACGCCTGATCCCGACAGTTTTCACTATC GCCAGTCCGACTATGCAACTACCCCGTATCCAGCTGGA GAAGCCACGCGCGTAAGGACTCCGCCTACACATAAGACAGTCGACGGAAAGCCACGCGGGTTCTTCACCGAAATGGTACCACCTAGGGGAGATGGAGACACCTGGAATCCGTCGCAACCTTACAGATCGGCAAGCTTGAAGCGGTGCCAGCCGAGACGTGACGATGATCTCCCCAAGAAACCCAAAGAATGGTGGGATGCGAAGCAGCGGTCCCAGTCCAAAAGGAAATTGGCGTCCTTGCCAAAGTTTGAATTCGACATACCGGAGCATCTCCCAAACAGCCCAATGTGCCCAGCCAACCCCAAACATTCTTCAGGCGGCAGAGGGTTGTGTGTATATCACGGTCGGAGGAAGACAGGATCTCTTCTCAAGGTTGAACATATT ATCGACGAGAGATTGAGGGGTGACCATGAATCAGCCGGTCCATGTCCAGACTGA
- a CDS encoding DNA-binding protein hgh1 yields MPTELEELVGFIAHPTPQLRKVAIENLVGYSQAQPSIFKTENLTPVKHLKFLVRDHPQIAEHALTILINLTAEKDVLENVATDQKFIDIVLDLIVKPDEPNANSMAMLLANLAKWDGLNTIVSKKQTPPAELKSNDLVLNQLVDLFVKEKGAYNKDADYDYLAYLFADLTKHTEVRQHFVTRQEYDEVIPITKLKVFTEHQSEIRRKGVASTIKNVAFEIQFHPTFMDEDEVDILPYILLPITGNEEYDEDDTMGMLPDLQLLPPDKKRDSDPKIIQTHVETLLLFTTTREGRDLLRRVKVYPIIRETHARVDDEGVKDACDRLVQVLMRDEEPAEGEGEGEGETKLKELTNGSRVEELEDDDEIVEV; encoded by the exons ATGCCAACAGAATTGGAAGAG CTCGTGGGCTTCATTGCTCATCCCACCCCTCAACTCAGAAAAGTAGCCATAGAAAACCTGGTCGGCTACTCTCAAGCGCAACCTTCGATCTTCAAGACGGAGAACTTGACACCGGTCAAACATCTCAAGTTTCTTGTCAGAGACCATCCT CAAATCGCTGAACATGCCCTCACAATCCTCATCAACCTcacggccgagaaggacgtGCTCGAGAACGTTGCGACAGACCAGAAGTTTATTGACATCGTGTTGGACTTGATTGTG AAACCCGACGAGCCAAACGCCAACTCCATGGCCATGCTGCTTGCAAACCTGGCAAAATGGGACGGTCTCAATACTATCGTTTCAAAGAAGCAaacgccgccggcggagcTCAAGTCGAACGACTTGGTGCTCAACCAGCTTGTTGATCTCttcgtcaaggagaagggggcCTACAACAAAGATGCGGATTACGACTACCTCGCTTATCTCTTCGCCGATCTCACCAAGCACACCGAGGTGCGGCAGCACTTCGTCACGAGACAGGAATACGACGAAGTCATCCCCATCACCAAGCTCAAGGTCTTCACCGAGCATCAGTCCGAGATCCGGAGAAAGGGAGTCGCGAGCACCATCAAGAACGTCGCCTTTGAGATTCAGTTCCACCCGACGTTtatggacgaggacgaggtcgacatcCTGCCCTACATCCTCCTGCCTATCACCGGTAACGAGGAGtatgacgaggacgacaccATGGGCATGCTTCCCGACCTGCAGCTGCTGCCACCCGACAAGAAGCGCGATTCGGACCCGAAAATCATCCAGACTCACGTCGAGACGCTGCTGCTCTTCACCACGACGAGGGAAGGCCGAGATCTGCTGAGACGAGTCAAGGTCTACCCCATCATCCGAGAGACGCACGCgcgggtcgacgacgagggtgtCAAGGATGCTTGCGACCGGTTGGTGCAGGTCCTCATGAGAGATGAGGagccggccgagggcgagggtgagggcgagggcgagacgaagctcaaggagctgACGAACGGCTCAAGggtcgaggagcttgaggatgacgatgagaTCGTGGAGGTCTAG
- a CDS encoding Duf427 domain protein, translating to MTKSGKAKAVVNGTTVAEATEWEEVEGNVYFPPSAVRTDALEKTDATTFCPWKGTASYYSVKVGAPDDKLENAAWYYPTPKDGAKEIKDHVAFYKSKVTVTVE from the exons ATGACCAAGTCAGGAAAAGCCAAGGCCGTCGTGAATGGAACCACGGTCGCCGAGGCGACCGAGtgggaggaggtcgagggcaACGTCTACTtcccgccgtcggcggtgcgGACGGACGCGCTCGAGAAGACGGACGCGACGACGTTTTGTCCGTGGAAGGGGACCGCGAGCTACTACTCGGTCAAAGTCGGGG CGCCAGATGACAAGCTGGAGAACGCGGCTTGGTACTATCCCACGCCCAAAGACGGGGCcaaggagatcaaggacCATGTTGCCTTTT ACAAGAGCAAGGTCACAGTTACCGTTGAGTAA
- a CDS encoding Bystin yields the protein MGKATTPTDRQSRRHNPLQDDILATGPLKNKAPKKKKGKTTDDDDDNGEGFVDATRSRTILRLGRELADEDGTAKPEVAAKPTVDLFGIESRYGVDVGGDEQAYEDEEAWGEEDEIVEEVEIDPEDLETYRKFLPESEDDPAAMLNQHGWGSKGPDDEMAGGGTNLTELILEKIAAHEAAEARKAAGVPVIDEDYQLPPKVIEVYTKIGHILSRYKSGPLPKPFKILPTLPHWEDIIGITEPQKWTPNAVYQATRIFSSSKPLVCQKFMEIVVLDKVREDIYENKKLNVHLFNALKKSLYKPRAFFLGFLFPLLSSGCTVREAHIVSAVLARVSVPVLHSAAALKGITEIAAQEASHGTEGGGAANIFIKTLLEKKYALPYQVIDSVVFHFLRFRSVDPASIKEGQSFSGDMVKSLPVVFHQSLLAFAQRYRNDLSEDQREALLDLLLSHGHHSIAPEIRRELLAGRGKGVAVEQQGAPFDGDDTMLVD from the exons ATGGGCAAGGCAACCACCCCGACCGACCGCCAGTCGCGCAGACACAACCCCCTGCAGGATGATATCCTTGCTACGGGTCCTTTGAAGAACAAggcgcccaagaagaagaagggcaagactaccgacgatgacgacgacaatggcGAGGGCTTTGTCGATGCGACACGGAGTCGCACCATTCTTCGGCTAGGCCGTGAGCTTGCCGATGAGGATGGAACCGCCAAACCAGAAGTTGCTGCGAAACCGACCGTCGACCTTTTCGGAATCGAGTCGAGATACGGTGTcgatgttggcggcgacgaacAGGCAtacgaggacgaggaagcgtggggcgaagaggatgagaTTGTTGAAGAGGTTGAGATCGACCCGGAGGACCTCGAGACGTACCGCAAGTTCTTGCCCGAATCCGAGGACGATCCTGCGGCGATGCTGAACCAGCACGGCTGGGGTAGCAAGGGTCCCGATGACGAGAtggctggcggcggcaccAACCTGACGGAGCTCATTTTGGAGAAAATTGCCGCGCACGAGGCTGCTGAGGCTCGGAAAGCAGCCGGCGTGCCAGTAATTGACGAAGACTATCAGCTTCCCCCAAAGGTCATCGAAGTATACACAAA GATCGGCCACATTCTGTCGCGATACAAAAGCGGTCCCTTGCCGAAGCCCTTCAAGATTCTTCCGACCCTGCCGCACTGGGAGGACATCATCGGGATCACCGAGCCCCAAAAATGGACGCCCAATGCCGTGTACCAGGCAACGAGgatcttctcgtcctcgaagcCCCTTGTCTGCCAGAAGTTCATGGAGATTGTTGTTCTCGACAAGGTCCGTGAGGACATCTACGAGAACAAGAAGCTGAACGTGCACTTGTTCAACGCGCTAAAGAAGTCCCTTTACAAGCCCCGAGCAttcttcctcggcttctTGTTCCCTCTGCTGTCGAGCGGCTGCACCGTTCGCGAGGCACACATTGTCTCTGCGGTGCTTGCCAGAGTATCGGTACCAGTCCTTCattctgccgccgccctgaaGGGTATCACCGAAAT TGCGGCCCAGGAAGCCTCGCACGGCACCGAGGGCGGTGGAGCGGCCAATATCTTCATTAAAACTTTGCTGGAGAAGAAGTACGCTCTTCCCTACCAAGTCATCGACTCGGTTGTTTTCCATTTTCTGAGGTTCCGAAGTGTGGACCCGGCATCGATCAAGGAAGGCCAGTCGTTCTCCGGGGACATGGTCAAGTCGTTGCCCGTTGTCTTCCATCAGAGTTTGCTGGCTTTCGCCCAGAGATACAGAAACGATCTGAGCGAGGACCAGCGAGAGGCCCTTCTTGACTTGCTCTTGTCGCACGGCCACCACTCGATCGCACCTGAAATCCGGAGGGAACTGCTGGCTGGCAGAGGCAAGGGCGTGGCGGTTGAGCAGCAGGGCGCTCCGTTTGACGGCGATGACACGATGCTAGTTGACTGA
- a CDS encoding Cdc73 family RNA pol II accessory factor, with protein sequence MAAVEQDPLFLLRQSIASKRPAVPTASADASAPEVALSKATHLLFSHPAPVSVLLSTPTRFISSDRPVDLRSIYFAWLNKDVAIPEYNASATRLNEELGSLGTVQNLAFVERLDLFTWLEGASEESEHIKPLASDKDGKEGTGASASKTAPATAASRAGRGTLDPRLAVIYNGERKMGDRNSVLRGVKPTDFSHVRKLAVPFIQKKPHGAASISTNPSLPINQKAPTRRPDPIILLSPSASSLLRLSNIRSFLEGGRYVQPDGSAAASMLHVSRVMKDIDPSRPMRFILVEGPEQFKPEYWNRVVAVFTTGQSWQFKNYKWSSPPDLFRRVLGIFIGWRGEQPPDSVKEWGHRVLQLGVDRWRDGTGAQEAAKFRDKEAAESIWRAIEANMKNKGWTKTTAPSQL encoded by the exons ATGGCTGCTGTTGAGCAGGATCCCCTGTTCCTGCTACGGCAATCCATCGCATCCAAGCGACCTGCAGTCCCGACAGCGTCCGCCGATGCGTCTGCACCCGAAGTAGCCCTCTCGAAAGCCACTCATCTGCTCTTCTCTCACCCAGCCCCAGTATCGGTATTGCTTTCGACACCCACGCGCTTCATCTCCAGCGACCGCCCTGTCGACCTGCGATCAATTTACTTCGCTTGGCTGAACAAGGATGTCGCAATTCCCGAGTACAATGCAAGCGCGACTCGCCTCAACGAGGAATTGGGCAGCCTCGGGACGGTCCAGAACCTTGCTTTCGTCGAACGTCTAGATCTGTTCACCTGGCTGGAAGGCGCTAGTGAAGAGAGTGAGCACATCAAGCCGTTGGCCAgcgacaaggacggcaaggagggAACTGGCGCGAGCGCGTCTAAGACTGCGCCGGCGACCGCAGCTAGCCGAGCTGGGCGCGGCACATTGGACCCTCGACTGGCGGTTATCTATAACGGCGAGCGCAAGATGGGTGACCGCAACTCGGTGTTGCGCGGCGTGAAGCCCACA GACTTCTCCCACGTCCGCAAGCTCGCCGTTCCCTTTATACAGAAGAAACCTCATGGCGCAGCGAGCATCAGCACGAACCCGTCGCTCCCCATCAACCAGAAGGCCCCGACGCGTCGGCCGGACCCCATCATCCTCCTATCGCCTTCCGCCTCGTCACTGCTCCGGCTGTCCAATATTCGATCCTTCCTCGAGGGAGGACGTTATGTGCAACCCGACGGCAGTGCCGCCGCCAGTATGCTGCACGTCTCTCGTGTCATGAAGGACATCGACCCTTCGCGGCCCATGCGCTTTATCCTTGTTGAAGGCCCCGAGCAGTTCAAGCCCGAGTACTGGAACCGCGTCGTCGCTGTCTTCACCACGGGCCAGTCTTGGCAGTTCAAGAACTACAAGTGGAGCTCCCCTCCGGACCTCTTCCGCCGCGTTCTGGGTATCTTCATCGGCTGGCGCGGCGAGCAGCCGCCCGACAGCGTCAAGGAATGGGGACATCGTGTGTTGCAGCTAGGTGTCGACAGATGGCGTGACGGTACTGGAGCTCAGGAGGCTGCGAAGTTCAGGGACAAGGAGGCCGCGGAGTCGATCTGGAGGGCCATCGAGGCGAACATGAAGAACAAGGGATGGACGAAGACCACCGCGCCCAGTCAACTCtga
- a CDS encoding DnaJ domain-containing protein, translated as MGGVDMSRDYYADLELPADADTNEIKKQFRKLALKYHPDRNPGREAEVNSRFQIIQSAHEVLTDPQQRAKYDAGRTRSRYPTASGVRGNPWQNAGANFPPPPRRNATARNPPPPPPASGASRYRNFASGAAPTAKAQQARDDPEAKRNAWHAFENMKGGRGSQSQSQSQSQSQSQPKTKPEPPKRPVPRTPSQKQRADASFGRKGGYTPHSPVPRDEPPVNTSNYSTSSRHTNIFADNVRRQQEAGVPDPLAQFREAYSETRQSTPYTANGGEKTNPFDGIPIGRAKSTRESPRPPEEGYGPNLSPGSARTRAQSVPRQARTEPSSPRTSTSTPQGDRPNSSNATASHSPKDPFRSRASARYTPPNTAAGPSAENSQPNPTTSQNYNGTSNTQATATPKGSSMYDSSYPSAPFSSLAFSQSNFASAHSSNLGTSTTRQSRASQRHVAEHSSDGMVFESPSPSGDSSRSHSLTPFELKQGELLSRLVKRQAPDLTPLGRDKRHTTASEHDVSVDQADERADSFNFPIDDDTFTRTAPQQSTFSRRSTDDINTSFVNGDGSEAYKFSAGSPIQDQAAKVRSQSGSRVGRRSPIKRPSLRHHKDTSGLPAGSPSADGRFDAQDWTQQIGAQNFVPAQSVSTSPTRISRVNSRKVKIKPTAGGNAGLVNDEYDSDEESEWRGRKSTAEPVGAKSPNAMDIDPPQTGAAPRRDQSNGVRNIPVEPSRPEWRPGNVNGMQETGPTLPARKSDFNPNAAGSEDSEEFRASLADLKNVAPFTQNSGLGSLGDLKMNLPFDSQPSTRAPIEKEKKPSLDFPVIPQAPRPPPTFAVNLKPTGGAWQKYTQDFQNYVMRWEIFNAQVIEHFNARKANIADLRARKSYSFLVSRGDDEITEYLEWMAQDKEVRRKWAVACEDHEARIREFMVYKGKMAA; from the exons ATGGGAGGAGTCGATATGAGCCGCGACTACTACGCGGACCTAGAGCTTCCAGCGGACGCTGATACCAACGAAATCAAGAAGCAGTTCCGCAAGCTTG CACTCAAGTACCATCCCGATCGTAATCCGGGCCGAGAGGCCGAAGTCAATTCCAGGTTCCAGATCATCCAGTCGGCCCACGAGGTCCTTACGGACCCCCAGCAGAGGGCCAAGTACGATGCTGGACGGACGCGATCAAGATACCCCACGGCCTCTGGAGTGCGAGGTAACCCCTGGCAGAACGCCGGCGCCAACTTCCCGCCCCCTCCTCGTCGCAATGCAACGGCTCGTaaccctcctccgcctcccccaGCTTCAGGAGCGAGCAGATATCGCAATTTTGCCTCAGGCGCTGCCCCTACGGCCAAAGCACAGCAGGCGAGAGACGACCCGGAAGCGAAGCGGAATGCGTGGCACGCGTTTGAGAACATGAAGGGTGGCCGCGGCAgccagtcccagtcccagtcccagtcccagtcccagtcccaaCCAAAGACCAAACCCGAGCCTCCAAAACGACCAGTACCACGGACTCCATCCCAGAAACAGAGAGCCGATGCTTCGTTTGGACGCAAGGGTGGCTACACTCCACACTCACCAGTTCCCCGAGACGAGCCCCCGGTGAACACCTCCAACTACTCCACCTCTTCTCGGCACACTAACATCTTCGCGGACAATGTTCGCAGACAACAAGAGGCAGGCGTACCGGATCCTCTTGCTCAATTCCGTGAAGCGTATTCGGAAACTCGCCAGAGCACCCCGTACACAGCCAATGGCGGAGAGAAGACCAACCCGTTTGATGGAATCCCCATCGGACGGGCCAAGAGCACTCGTGAAAGCCCCCGGCCACCCGAGGAAGGGTATGGCCCCAATCTTTCTCCCGGCAGCGCTCGAACACGCGCGCAGAGTGTCCCTCGCCAGGCAAGAACTGAGCCCTCGAGCCCGAGaacgtcgacatcgacgccgcAAGGTGATCGTCCAAATTCATCGAACGCCACCGCGTCCCACTCGCCTAAAGACCCGTTTCGATCCCGCGCAAGCGCTCGATACACGCCGCCGAACACTGCTGCCGGCCCTTCCGCTGAAAACAGCCAGCCAAACCCCACAACTTCACAAAACTACAATG GAACTAGCAACACTCAGGCGACAGCAACGCCCAAAGGGTCCTCCATGTACGACTCCTCTTATCCCTCAgctcctttttcttctttggcATTTTCTCAGTCCAATTTTGCTTCTGCGCACAGCAGCAACCTTGGAACATCCACAACTCGGCAATCACGAGCTTCACAGCGTCATGTAGCGGAGCACTCAAGCGACGGCATGGTGTTCGAGTCACCGTCTCCTAGTGGGGACAGCTCGAGAAGTCACTCTCTGACGCCGTTTGAGCTGAAGCAGGGCGAACTTCTGAGCAGGCTTGTCAAAAGGCAGGCCCCGGACCTGACGCCGCTCGGTCGTGACAAGCGCCATACCACTGCCTCTGAGCATGACGTTTCTGTAGATCAAGCTGACGAGAGAGCCGATAGCTTCAATTTCCcgatcgacgacgacactTTCACACGCACCGCGCCGCAGCAATCAACTTTCAGCCGGAGGAGCACAGATGATATTAACACTAGCTTTGTCAATGGAGATGGCTCAGAGGCTTACAAATTCAGTGCTGGCAGCCCCATCCAAGATCAAGCTGCCAAGGTTCGTTCGCAGTCTGGAAGTCGCGTAGGCCGTCGATCCCCGATCAAGCGTCCAAGCCTGCGACACCATAAAGACACTTCTGGCCTGCCGGCAGGTTCTCCTTCTGCTGATGGAAGATTTGACGCACAGGACTGGACACAGCAGATTGGGGCACAGAACTTCGTGCCGGCACAATCAGTGTCGACATCCCCAACTCGCATCTCGCGAGTGAACTCCCGGAAGGTCAAGATCAAGCCAACGGCGGGAGGCAACGCGGGCCTGGTGAATGACGAGTATGACAGTGACGAGGAGAGCGAGTGGCGTGGGCGCAAGTCAACAGCCGAGCCTGTCGGGGCGAAGAGCCCGAATGCGATGGACATTGACCCCCCGCAGACCGGGGCCGCTCCGCGGAGAGACCAATCAAACGGCGTCAGGAATATTCCTGTCGAGCCATCTCGCCCGGAATGGAGGCCTGGCAATGTGAATGGGATGCAAGAGACCGGCCCCACGCTCCCTGCGCGAAAGTCAGACTTCAATCCTAATGCTGCTGGTTCCGAGGACAGCGAGGAATTTAGGGCCAGCCTTGCCGACCTCAAGAACGTGGCGCCATTCACACAGAATTCGGGCTTGGGCTCTCTCGGTGATCTCAAGATGAACCTTCCGTTCGACAGCCAGCCCTCGACCCGAGCACccatcgagaaggagaagaagccatCACTCGATTTCCCAGTAATCCCTCAGGCGCCTCGACCTCCGCCGACGTTCGCAGTCAATCTCAAGCCTACGGGAGGTGCTTGGCAGAAGTACACGCAAGACTTTCAGAACTATGTCATGAGATGGGAGATCTTCAACGCTCAAGTCATCGAGCACTTCAACGCTCGCAAAGCTAACATTGCCGATCTTCGAGCTCGAAAGAGTTACTCTTTTCTCGTATCTCGCGGCGACGATGAAATCACGGAGTATCTGGAATGGATGGCACAAGACAAGGAGGTTCGAAGAAAGTGGGCTGTTGCGTGCGAGGACCACGAGGCCCGCATTCGGGAGTTCATGGTATACAAGGGCAAGATGGCGGCGTGA